In one Bacillus sp. PK3_68 genomic region, the following are encoded:
- a CDS encoding MarR family transcriptional regulator, producing MKKQLREAVELFEEVIIYGTERVIKSVDNPLWREYSPEQMQSLKIINKHGLIAVGQLAAMQGVHKSAISHRLKQLDENGLIRTGKAEGDQRTKLVELTEKGKAIVQQSDQVLYEYIEQLLSDEVEEQEVEQFVKTFRKLKEVLKVKGV from the coding sequence GTGAAAAAACAATTAAGAGAAGCGGTGGAATTGTTCGAGGAAGTGATCATTTATGGGACAGAAAGGGTAATTAAATCAGTGGATAATCCGTTATGGCGTGAGTACTCACCGGAGCAGATGCAGTCGCTGAAAATTATCAACAAGCATGGTCTCATTGCTGTAGGACAGTTGGCAGCCATGCAGGGAGTTCACAAGAGTGCCATTTCCCACCGTCTAAAGCAACTAGATGAAAATGGATTGATTCGAACAGGGAAAGCAGAAGGGGATCAGCGAACAAAGCTTGTGGAGCTGACGGAGAAAGGAAAAGCCATTGTGCAGCAGTCGGATCAAGTGTTATATGAGTACATTGAACAGCTGCTGTCTGATGAGGTGGAAGAACAGGAGGTTGAACAGTTTGTTAAAACGTTCCGCAAGCTGAAGGAAGTGTTGAAAGTGAAGGGAGTGTAG
- a CDS encoding MMPL family transporter, translating into MRKVIKWKWPITVGIIVLTAVLFVLAPNLTKQAEKAGTFQLPDDAASQRATEILEKAGAGEETISLVFPLKEKLNEASRKEIAQTVDDLNKLGTPVKEVLNPFENKDLEEQLVSEDKKTVLVPITVDGTDEEVNDLAENIRSKVVPKDRTVYLTGEAIINHDVNVSAQEGLKRTEVITVVLIFGLLLAVFRSFVTPFIPLLAVGITYLLSQSFVAFFIDWFGFPVSNYTQIFLVAVLFGIGTDYCILLLSRYKEELFAGHTVEEAIVNTYKTAGRTLLISGLAVFIGFSAIGFAQFPIFKSAVGVAVGIIVLLFVLFTIMPFFMAVLKDKLFWPSKKSAAHHDSKIWILFSSLSVKRPLLSMLVVAVIAVPLLFTYDNDQSYNTVEEIGSDYESVKGLNAIEKGFGKGDSLPVQVILKHKKDIVTEETVPYIESISREIEKVKGVKEVRTITRPTGKVIKDLYVDQQLGQLAEGVTKAQEGLGEVQGGLTKVQNGLNEVTKQLPAGDQASAGAGGLGEAAKGLGKINEQIGLVSKGLQQSQNIPQTVQQLGMLQQQLGQVQQGIGNAAGQLENSAGQISQLKGGLTKLSEGVGSANNGLSEVKKGLNTVSSMMTNMSESKGLRDTGMFIPEGTLENKDFEQVLDRYTIDQQTGVMLEAILSDDPYSTEAIKTVEKVKAAVQRAVTGTPFEKVETAYSGVSSMNSDLKEIASEDFTRTVTIMLISLFVVLTALFRSLIMPLYMIGSLLLTYFTSVAVSELIFVNWLGYDGISWAVPFFGFVMLVALGVDYSIFLLDRFREEAADGVTIPQAMVKSMAKMGTVIITAAVILAGTFGAMMPSGVLSLVQIATIVITGLLLYGLIILPLLIPAITVSFDRGVWWPFKRKES; encoded by the coding sequence ATGAGAAAAGTGATTAAATGGAAATGGCCTATTACGGTGGGGATCATTGTATTGACAGCCGTTCTCTTTGTCCTGGCACCTAACCTAACAAAACAGGCGGAGAAAGCAGGCACATTTCAGTTGCCAGATGATGCTGCTTCTCAGCGGGCGACCGAGATATTAGAGAAAGCAGGAGCGGGGGAAGAAACAATATCGCTTGTTTTCCCGTTAAAGGAAAAGCTTAATGAAGCATCTAGGAAGGAGATAGCCCAAACAGTAGATGATCTAAACAAGCTGGGTACTCCTGTAAAGGAGGTACTTAATCCTTTCGAGAATAAAGATTTGGAAGAGCAGCTAGTGTCTGAGGACAAAAAAACAGTGCTCGTTCCAATCACAGTAGATGGCACAGATGAAGAAGTGAATGACCTTGCGGAAAACATACGTTCAAAAGTGGTACCAAAAGATCGAACGGTTTATTTGACGGGAGAGGCGATCATTAATCATGATGTGAACGTGAGTGCTCAGGAAGGTTTGAAGCGAACAGAAGTCATTACAGTTGTTCTGATTTTTGGTTTGCTGCTGGCGGTATTCCGCTCATTTGTTACGCCATTTATCCCACTGCTTGCTGTCGGCATTACGTACTTGCTCAGCCAATCATTCGTCGCCTTTTTTATTGACTGGTTTGGCTTCCCGGTATCAAACTATACCCAAATTTTCTTAGTGGCTGTTCTTTTCGGTATCGGAACAGATTACTGTATTTTATTGCTGAGCCGGTATAAAGAAGAGCTATTTGCCGGACATACAGTCGAGGAAGCGATAGTAAACACATATAAAACAGCGGGAAGAACATTGTTAATCAGCGGATTAGCTGTATTTATCGGGTTTTCTGCCATCGGTTTTGCACAATTTCCTATCTTTAAATCAGCTGTTGGCGTCGCTGTTGGCATCATCGTGTTGCTGTTTGTGTTATTTACAATCATGCCGTTCTTTATGGCGGTGCTGAAGGATAAATTGTTCTGGCCTTCAAAGAAATCAGCTGCTCATCACGATAGCAAGATTTGGATCTTATTCAGTTCGTTATCTGTTAAACGGCCGCTTTTATCTATGCTTGTCGTAGCTGTGATAGCCGTTCCGCTACTGTTTACGTACGATAATGACCAGTCTTATAACACCGTGGAGGAAATTGGCAGTGACTATGAATCTGTTAAAGGGCTGAATGCGATTGAAAAAGGCTTTGGAAAAGGAGATTCCTTGCCCGTACAAGTGATTCTGAAGCACAAGAAAGATATAGTAACAGAAGAAACGGTTCCTTATATAGAATCCATTAGCAGGGAGATAGAAAAAGTGAAGGGCGTTAAAGAAGTGCGTACCATCACTCGCCCGACCGGCAAGGTTATTAAAGATTTATACGTTGATCAGCAGCTTGGTCAGCTAGCTGAAGGTGTAACGAAAGCACAAGAGGGGCTTGGTGAAGTCCAGGGCGGATTAACAAAAGTACAAAATGGACTTAATGAAGTGACGAAGCAGCTGCCGGCTGGAGATCAAGCATCTGCGGGAGCGGGAGGTCTTGGTGAAGCCGCCAAAGGGCTTGGAAAAATTAATGAACAAATTGGCCTCGTTTCGAAAGGGCTTCAGCAATCACAAAATATTCCGCAAACCGTTCAACAGTTGGGCATGCTCCAACAGCAGCTTGGCCAAGTACAGCAGGGGATTGGGAATGCTGCCGGCCAGCTAGAAAACTCCGCAGGTCAAATCAGCCAGTTAAAAGGCGGGTTAACAAAGCTTTCGGAAGGTGTTGGATCTGCTAACAATGGTTTATCAGAAGTAAAAAAGGGCCTGAATACCGTTTCCTCAATGATGACTAATATGAGCGAATCGAAAGGGCTGCGGGATACGGGAATGTTTATCCCGGAGGGGACACTTGAAAATAAAGACTTTGAGCAAGTGCTGGACCGGTATACAATCGATCAGCAAACAGGTGTGATGCTTGAGGCAATTCTTTCCGACGATCCGTATTCAACTGAAGCGATTAAAACGGTTGAAAAAGTGAAGGCAGCCGTACAGCGCGCGGTGACAGGCACACCTTTTGAAAAGGTGGAGACTGCGTATAGCGGAGTATCAAGCATGAACAGTGATTTAAAAGAGATTGCTTCTGAAGATTTTACCCGCACCGTAACCATTATGCTTATTAGCTTATTTGTTGTTTTAACCGCCCTGTTTCGGTCTCTTATCATGCCACTGTATATGATAGGCTCACTATTGCTTACTTATTTTACGTCTGTAGCCGTATCAGAGCTAATTTTCGTTAATTGGCTTGGCTATGATGGTATTAGCTGGGCTGTGCCATTCTTCGGCTTTGTCATGCTTGTAGCACTTGGTGTTGATTATTCCATCTTCCTGCTTGACCGCTTCCGTGAAGAAGCAGCAGATGGCGTGACTATCCCGCAGGCAATGGTCAAGTCAATGGCTAAAATGGGTACAGTTATCATTACAGCGGCTGTTATTCTTGCCGGTACGTTTGGGGCAATGATGCCATCAGGAGTGCTCAGTCTTGTGCAAATTGCTACGATCGTGATCACCGGGCTGCTGCTCTATGGTTTAATTATTTTGCCACTGCTTATCCCGGCTATTACGGTTTCCTTTGATCGGGGAGTCTGGTGGCCTTTTAAAAGAAAAGAATCATAA
- a CDS encoding LacI family DNA-binding transcriptional regulator, producing MKTIADIAKLAGVAKSTVSRYLNGGSVSEKTKQRIETIIKETGYTPNTFAQSLKAKKTNMIGTIVPHLDSYETSQILTGIDNELRKWNCHMLVSNTNQNIEREIESIYMLAKQKVAGIILLATQITDAHLQAFSEINVPILLVGQQHEEVYSLIHNDEEAGYAIGKYIIEQGHRRLAFLGVSEDNTAIGVNRKEGFKRAVREANGCEVHFFETGFTMEEAAKGALAVFESYFPSALICATDDIAIGAVKAAYKKGMHVPANISVTGFGGYSITEMMNPALTTVKLHFVEAGETAARNIIKLANGEEIPKLTYSGFEIIPRESVDKRFVPG from the coding sequence ATGAAGACGATTGCAGATATTGCCAAACTTGCTGGCGTAGCAAAAAGCACCGTATCCAGATATTTAAACGGCGGGTCAGTGAGCGAGAAAACAAAACAAAGAATCGAAACAATCATCAAAGAAACCGGATACACACCAAATACCTTTGCGCAAAGCTTGAAAGCAAAGAAAACAAACATGATCGGTACAATCGTCCCCCATCTCGATTCGTACGAAACATCCCAAATCCTGACTGGCATCGATAATGAATTACGAAAATGGAATTGCCACATGCTCGTTTCTAATACCAACCAAAACATAGAGCGTGAAATTGAAAGCATCTATATGCTGGCAAAACAAAAAGTCGCTGGTATTATTTTATTGGCAACACAAATCACCGATGCGCACTTACAGGCATTTAGTGAAATTAATGTTCCCATACTATTAGTTGGCCAGCAGCATGAGGAAGTATACAGCCTTATCCACAACGATGAAGAAGCTGGTTATGCTATTGGAAAATATATTATTGAACAAGGGCATCGGCGTCTCGCCTTTTTAGGCGTCAGCGAGGATAACACCGCCATTGGCGTGAATAGAAAAGAAGGCTTTAAGCGGGCAGTTAGAGAAGCGAACGGGTGCGAGGTCCACTTTTTTGAAACCGGCTTTACTATGGAAGAAGCAGCAAAAGGAGCGCTGGCAGTTTTTGAAAGCTACTTCCCTTCCGCTCTGATTTGTGCGACGGACGATATTGCTATCGGTGCAGTGAAAGCGGCCTATAAGAAAGGCATGCACGTGCCCGCCAACATATCTGTCACCGGGTTTGGCGGGTATAGCATTACAGAGATGATGAACCCTGCTTTAACAACAGTTAAACTTCACTTTGTCGAAGCCGGAGAAACAGCGGCCCGAAACATTATTAAATTAGCTAACGGAGAAGAAATTCCCAAGCTCACGTATTCAGGTTTTGAGATTATCCCAAGAGAAAGCGTCGACAAACGATTTGTCCCTGGCTGA
- a CDS encoding DJ-1/PfpI family protein translates to MKKVLLLLANGFEAYEASVFTDVLGWNQLEGDGSTMVISAGLHPELQATWNFRVTPEKRLADIDLHEFDALAIPGGFEEANFYEDAFSETFQEVIQHFNTHKKPIASICVASLALAHSGILRHRKATTYNHPSSKRLAQLATYEVQISTNRIVVDENVITSSNPGTAMEVAFILLEMLTSKANAEKVKELMGY, encoded by the coding sequence ATGAAGAAAGTATTATTGTTATTAGCAAATGGCTTTGAAGCATACGAGGCCAGTGTGTTTACAGACGTACTTGGATGGAATCAATTAGAAGGTGACGGCTCTACAATGGTTATTTCAGCAGGACTTCACCCAGAGCTACAGGCGACATGGAACTTTAGAGTCACCCCGGAAAAACGATTAGCAGACATTGATTTACATGAATTTGATGCATTAGCGATTCCTGGCGGGTTTGAAGAGGCGAATTTTTACGAGGATGCATTTAGCGAAACGTTTCAAGAGGTCATTCAACATTTTAATACACATAAAAAGCCGATTGCTTCTATTTGTGTAGCTTCTTTAGCGCTTGCGCATAGCGGCATACTACGACATCGCAAAGCTACGACCTATAATCATCCCTCCAGTAAACGTTTAGCACAATTAGCCACGTATGAAGTGCAAATCTCAACTAATCGCATTGTGGTAGATGAAAATGTGATTACTTCATCAAATCCCGGTACAGCCATGGAAGTTGCCTTTATACTTCTAGAAATGCTGACTTCTAAAGCCAATGCTGAGAAAGTTAAAGAATTAATGGGTTATTAA
- a CDS encoding Lrp/AsnC family transcriptional regulator yields the protein MDHIDYEILKQLEQNAKVTTKEIAAHVHLSAPAVAERIKKLEEQQVITGYQALFDLKTLDRSIVALVLFKSNDCKKLAEFCYSHPDVLECYRVAGEISYIAKVATQSVETLERFIDQSMPYGTPSTNIVLSEHKNATL from the coding sequence ATGGATCATATTGATTATGAAATTTTAAAACAGCTAGAACAAAATGCCAAAGTGACGACAAAAGAAATCGCTGCACATGTACACTTATCGGCACCCGCAGTAGCTGAGCGAATTAAAAAGCTCGAGGAGCAGCAAGTTATCACAGGTTATCAAGCCTTGTTTGATTTAAAAACACTCGATCGTTCAATTGTGGCGCTCGTGTTATTTAAATCAAATGACTGCAAAAAATTAGCGGAATTTTGTTACAGCCATCCGGATGTGCTTGAATGCTACCGAGTGGCAGGTGAAATCAGCTATATCGCAAAAGTTGCGACACAATCGGTAGAAACCCTCGAAAGATTTATTGATCAATCGATGCCGTACGGGACACCATCCACAAATATTGTGCTATCCGAGCATAAGAACGCGACATTGTAA
- a CDS encoding multidrug effflux MFS transporter, which translates to MVLLLGLLSAFGPLSVDMYLPALPTLAKDLHASASVAQLSLTAFLIGLAFGQVIAGPLSDTNGRRKPLMAGLIIFTAASILCIIMPSIWGLIVMRFIQGAAAAAGIVISRAVIRDLYSGSELTKFFALTMLVNGVAPIAAPVIGGQLLSFVSWPGVFGVLAIVGAVTFFAVFSGMPETLSVERKSAGGLKQTLLTFKVLMIDKVFMGYCLVQGFVMAAMFAYIAGSPFVLQDFFGLSPQAFSLCFAINGLGIVIATQVTGRLAGRVSESALLKAGLLMALSGSVLMLAMLAIEAHLIAVLIPLIFAVSSVGVVSTTCFSLAMNNKEKTAGSASAFLGLMPYIFGAVAAPLAGIGAGHTTLPMGIIMVGCHLAAVFSYFFLCRK; encoded by the coding sequence ATGGTTCTTTTGCTTGGTTTGCTGTCTGCATTCGGGCCTTTATCGGTAGATATGTATTTGCCAGCCTTGCCAACTCTAGCGAAGGACTTACATGCATCGGCGTCTGTTGCCCAGCTTAGCTTAACTGCTTTTTTAATTGGTCTAGCTTTTGGTCAAGTAATTGCTGGTCCTTTGAGTGATACAAATGGAAGACGAAAACCCTTGATGGCCGGCCTTATTATCTTTACTGCTGCTTCTATTCTATGTATAATCATGCCCTCTATTTGGGGCCTTATCGTAATGAGGTTTATTCAAGGAGCTGCCGCAGCAGCAGGAATTGTTATTTCGCGCGCGGTGATTCGGGATCTTTATTCAGGTTCGGAACTAACGAAGTTTTTTGCCTTAACTATGCTTGTTAACGGTGTAGCCCCGATTGCTGCTCCAGTTATCGGAGGACAGCTCCTTTCTTTTGTATCCTGGCCGGGTGTGTTTGGAGTGCTTGCTATAGTGGGAGCAGTGACTTTTTTTGCTGTTTTTAGCGGCATGCCTGAAACGCTCTCCGTTGAGCGCAAATCCGCAGGAGGGTTAAAACAGACACTTCTTACGTTTAAAGTATTAATGATTGATAAAGTGTTTATGGGCTATTGCCTCGTACAAGGGTTTGTGATGGCAGCCATGTTTGCTTACATAGCGGGGTCACCATTTGTGTTGCAGGATTTTTTTGGATTATCACCGCAAGCCTTTAGTCTATGCTTCGCCATTAATGGCCTGGGAATCGTCATCGCTACTCAGGTTACCGGCCGGCTTGCCGGGAGGGTCAGCGAATCGGCTTTATTGAAGGCAGGGCTTTTGATGGCGTTATCGGGAAGCGTTTTGATGCTTGCTATGCTTGCGATAGAAGCTCATCTCATCGCTGTTCTTATTCCGTTGATCTTTGCGGTATCAAGTGTAGGGGTAGTATCGACCACATGTTTCTCGTTGGCCATGAATAATAAGGAGAAAACAGCAGGAAGTGCATCAGCGTTTCTCGGACTGATGCCTTATATTTTTGGTGCTGTCGCTGCTCCGCTTGCCGGCATTGGCGCTGGTCACACTACGCTGCCGATGGGGATCATTATGGTTGGCTGTCATTTAGCAGCAGTGTTTTCTTATTTTTTCCTATGCCGAAAATAA
- a CDS encoding DUF2207 domain-containing protein produces the protein MQTNHHQGVTNFHAYELVDPNAKPGFVNEQDLRTLNVSQEDNSYYASLSAKNEKKTIFYVYRLKGAVKSYETYSDLVVPFFGTGSNHDQDLHHITIDFVFPQEIEPSRYYAFLHDREEGDIHKEPLVVRFTTPTSAMYSLTETRLLFPSAVMSEQRKAAAPATLEKVLEQEERQAKRIAENEQKREQLQQLLPYLTALAGSSCLAMAILRMCHLRGSGNVNKLIHTDPLVLYFIHRLGKKDRYGYFAALYSLVEKGAAKVKLDQAAKRFQNDPDAPDHQLLFTLKRTPDLLAPHENQLILWLFKKLGKKSRTSFAMMNIAGATKKEKDNHRQLLSYRTKHSLFKEGEKEWFHAALQYMKEERLMGDKVIRLLVPILLAVIYLIVLYSYMLDSLSTAAMLIYSIISLGLFLLACRNPAQRWRSLLSLLVSFLAALMLYDPALVKQIALFIAASTLLYLFTPRMTLSSEAAALYADIRIFRKQIRKHGIPVSLPETELDKWAIRSLILKARRHHPLLKEAAEVKTALFSAAPLTFLLLADHNPVSYLEDTWKWSKIASSDSSSGNSSFDGGGFFSSDGGGGGDSGGGGGAD, from the coding sequence ATACAGACAAATCATCACCAAGGAGTCACCAATTTTCATGCATACGAACTGGTAGATCCAAATGCTAAACCAGGGTTTGTAAACGAACAAGACTTGCGGACGCTTAACGTATCACAGGAAGATAATAGTTACTACGCTTCCCTTTCTGCTAAAAACGAAAAAAAGACCATCTTTTACGTTTATCGCTTGAAAGGAGCAGTAAAATCGTATGAAACGTATAGCGATCTCGTTGTTCCTTTTTTCGGGACTGGCAGCAATCATGATCAAGACCTTCATCATATAACGATTGATTTTGTGTTCCCACAAGAAATAGAACCAAGCCGCTACTATGCTTTTTTGCATGATCGCGAAGAAGGGGATATTCATAAGGAACCACTCGTTGTGCGCTTTACTACACCGACTTCCGCCATGTATTCTCTTACAGAAACAAGGCTGCTGTTTCCTTCTGCAGTCATGTCTGAACAGAGAAAAGCAGCTGCTCCAGCCACCTTGGAAAAAGTACTCGAACAAGAAGAAAGACAGGCAAAGCGAATAGCTGAGAACGAACAGAAACGGGAACAACTACAACAACTTCTGCCTTATTTAACAGCACTAGCCGGGTCTAGTTGCCTTGCGATGGCTATCTTGCGCATGTGTCACCTGAGAGGAAGCGGGAATGTAAATAAGCTTATCCACACAGATCCACTCGTTTTGTATTTCATCCATCGCCTTGGAAAAAAAGACCGGTATGGTTATTTTGCCGCTTTATATTCACTTGTTGAGAAAGGGGCTGCCAAAGTAAAACTGGATCAAGCGGCCAAGCGGTTTCAAAATGATCCCGACGCTCCCGATCATCAGCTTTTGTTCACACTAAAACGTACGCCTGACCTGCTCGCGCCGCATGAAAATCAACTCATTTTATGGCTTTTTAAAAAGCTAGGAAAGAAAAGCAGGACCTCCTTTGCCATGATGAATATAGCCGGAGCAACGAAAAAAGAAAAAGACAACCATCGCCAACTGCTCAGTTACCGAACGAAACACTCTTTGTTCAAAGAAGGAGAAAAGGAATGGTTTCATGCCGCCCTTCAATACATGAAAGAAGAACGATTGATGGGAGACAAAGTGATCCGCCTTCTTGTCCCTATACTGCTTGCAGTTATCTACTTAATCGTTCTTTATAGTTACATGCTGGATTCGCTCTCCACGGCAGCGATGCTTATTTATTCCATCATTAGCCTTGGATTATTTTTGCTGGCTTGCCGGAATCCTGCGCAAAGGTGGCGTTCTCTGCTTTCTTTGCTTGTATCGTTTCTTGCAGCTCTCATGCTATACGATCCAGCCTTGGTGAAACAAATAGCTCTTTTCATCGCCGCAAGTACTTTACTCTATCTCTTTACGCCGCGCATGACATTATCAAGTGAAGCAGCGGCTCTCTATGCGGATATCCGGATATTCCGCAAGCAAATTAGGAAACATGGAATCCCCGTTTCCCTGCCAGAAACTGAGCTTGATAAATGGGCTATCCGATCATTAATCCTGAAAGCCAGACGACATCATCCTTTGCTTAAAGAAGCAGCAGAAGTCAAAACAGCGTTATTCTCAGCTGCACCACTCACTTTTCTTTTGTTAGCAGATCACAACCCTGTTTCTTACTTAGAAGACACATGGAAATGGAGCAAAATAGCAAGTTCAGATAGTTCATCCGGAAACAGCTCTTTTGATGGAGGCGGATTTTTCAGCAGTGATGGAGGGGGCGGTGGAGACAGCGGTGGTGGTGGCGGAGCGGATTGA
- the wrbA gene encoding NAD(P)H:quinone oxidoreductase, producing the protein MENVKTAIVYYSSTGTNYQLAKWAEEGAKASGADVKVLKVPEIAPPEAIESNAAWKAHHEKTKDVPKVTVDDLIWADAIIFSVPTRFGNVPGQMKQFLDTTGGAWAKGKLANKVVSAMTSAQNPHGGQEQTILQLYTSMYHWGAIIAAPGYTGEAVFAAGGNPYGTSVSVDQEGKMKEDVEEAVKHQAKRTVMVAKAIKNGL; encoded by the coding sequence ATGGAAAATGTAAAAACAGCGATTGTTTATTACAGTTCAACAGGTACAAATTATCAGTTAGCTAAATGGGCGGAAGAAGGAGCCAAAGCGTCAGGTGCTGACGTAAAAGTATTGAAAGTGCCGGAAATCGCTCCACCAGAGGCGATTGAATCAAATGCAGCCTGGAAAGCTCACCATGAAAAAACAAAGGACGTTCCTAAAGTGACAGTGGACGATCTTATATGGGCAGATGCCATTATCTTTAGCGTTCCGACCCGGTTCGGAAATGTACCCGGTCAAATGAAGCAATTTTTGGACACAACCGGTGGAGCATGGGCTAAAGGAAAATTAGCGAACAAAGTAGTCAGTGCAATGACATCTGCTCAAAATCCGCATGGCGGACAAGAACAAACAATCCTGCAATTATACACCTCTATGTATCATTGGGGAGCGATCATCGCAGCGCCTGGCTACACTGGAGAAGCAGTATTTGCTGCAGGTGGAAATCCTTATGGTACATCAGTCTCCGTGGATCAGGAAGGGAAAATGAAAGAAGATGTTGAGGAAGCTGTAAAGCATCAAGCAAAGCGGACTGTTATGGTAGCCAAGGCAATAAAAAATGGCCTGTAA
- a CDS encoding TIGR00266 family protein: MNNHEIDYKIYGDDMQFVEVELDPRETVIAEAGSLMMMEDGIEMETVFGDGSSNQGSGLMGKLLGAGKRVLTGESLFMTMFTNEGQGKKHVSFASPYPGKIIPMDLSALNGKVICQKDAFLAAAKGVSVGIELQRKLGVGFFGGEGFIMQKLEGDGMAFVHAGGTIHQKTLAPGEVLKIDTGCLVAMTSDVTYNIETVRGVKTALFGGEGLFFATLRGPGTVWIQSLPFSRLASRVFAAMPAGTGGKDESGIGGLFKMFSND, from the coding sequence ATGAATAACCACGAAATTGATTATAAGATTTATGGCGATGATATGCAGTTTGTCGAAGTCGAGCTTGACCCGCGCGAGACAGTTATCGCAGAAGCAGGCAGCTTAATGATGATGGAAGATGGAATCGAAATGGAAACGGTCTTTGGTGACGGTTCATCTAATCAAGGCAGTGGATTAATGGGCAAGCTGCTTGGCGCCGGTAAACGGGTGTTAACCGGAGAGAGCTTGTTCATGACGATGTTTACAAATGAGGGACAAGGAAAAAAACATGTTTCCTTTGCTTCTCCCTATCCGGGCAAAATTATTCCAATGGACCTGAGTGCGCTAAATGGGAAAGTTATTTGCCAAAAAGACGCTTTTCTGGCAGCGGCAAAGGGCGTATCTGTCGGTATTGAATTGCAGCGCAAATTGGGCGTGGGCTTCTTCGGTGGCGAAGGTTTCATTATGCAAAAACTTGAGGGTGACGGCATGGCGTTTGTTCATGCTGGCGGGACAATTCATCAAAAAACATTAGCCCCAGGTGAAGTATTGAAGATTGATACTGGCTGTCTAGTAGCCATGACAAGTGACGTTACTTACAATATTGAAACAGTACGCGGTGTGAAAACCGCTCTATTCGGTGGCGAAGGGCTATTCTTTGCTACACTCCGCGGCCCAGGAACAGTCTGGATTCAGTCGCTTCCATTCAGCCGTCTAGCCAGCCGTGTCTTCGCTGCGATGCCGGCAGGTACTGGCGGCAAAGATGAAAGTGGAATCGGTGGATTATTTAAAATGTTTAGCAACGATTAA